The Thalassotalea nanhaiensis genome has a window encoding:
- a CDS encoding parallel beta-helix domain-containing protein, which yields MKFNDKSKNLKKSVLVAAITSALLLTGCAGEDGNTGAQGTPGMQGPVGPTGPTGPTGPTGEDGTGSGVEDGSGSAAFAYTTSDHPIYDDAILVSDYFEGDLVDGESDITDAINLAIFDLKSGDTLLLPQGRYFVNDTILLQNMTNVTFTGYGINETQLDFSKSTMADDAVRFEGGSGLEIRDFSVFEAKKNGIKVEKANGVLMAYTGAIWEGVLDSSNGAYGLYPVSSQNVIMEYNFSYGSADAGIYVGQTNNIVVRHNVAKNNVAGIEIENSTNADVYENFATENSAGILVFDLPGLEKAFGENVRVFNNKMIANNGNNVAPPNSTVGKVPPGTGFLNLATSNVEIYHNEFRDNHTASMELASYFLIDDNFDNYSDKHVATMMAGWNPNYNKNYIHDNYIERSGAMPRGNLLNYVLVPGIDEAYPQFTIMNGFTGMTLELAPDPMTFEATPTGGVIDNTANKMPAILFDGIGQFVINETDSFAALYALTGDTFLPYEADDGVCLANNIDANSVASFNEFGEAKIGTVFPSKMADAVNGIAGGLPAPIFKTEVIHGDNSSFTCATTPERLPAPTVTFRGMKYGCNGDDQSSFSCNL from the coding sequence ATGAAGTTTAATGACAAGAGCAAGAATTTAAAGAAATCAGTATTGGTTGCCGCCATCACAAGTGCTTTATTACTTACTGGTTGTGCTGGCGAAGATGGTAATACTGGTGCGCAGGGTACTCCAGGTATGCAAGGCCCTGTAGGTCCAACGGGACCAACCGGACCAACGGGTCCAACAGGTGAAGATGGAACAGGAAGTGGCGTAGAAGATGGCTCTGGTTCAGCGGCATTTGCTTATACAACTTCAGATCATCCAATTTATGATGACGCTATTTTAGTTAGTGATTATTTTGAAGGAGACCTGGTTGATGGTGAAAGTGACATTACTGATGCGATTAACCTGGCAATTTTTGATTTAAAAAGTGGTGATACGTTACTGCTTCCACAAGGGCGCTATTTTGTAAATGATACGATTCTTTTGCAAAACATGACGAACGTTACTTTTACCGGTTATGGTATTAACGAAACGCAACTTGATTTCAGTAAATCAACAATGGCTGACGATGCTGTACGCTTTGAAGGTGGTTCAGGTTTAGAGATTCGTGACTTTAGTGTTTTTGAAGCTAAAAAGAACGGCATCAAAGTTGAAAAAGCAAATGGCGTTTTAATGGCCTATACGGGCGCTATTTGGGAAGGTGTTTTAGATTCAAGCAACGGTGCTTATGGTTTATACCCTGTTAGTTCACAAAATGTGATTATGGAGTATAACTTTTCATATGGTTCAGCTGATGCTGGTATTTATGTAGGTCAAACAAATAACATTGTTGTTCGTCATAATGTTGCTAAAAATAACGTAGCAGGTATTGAAATTGAAAACTCGACCAATGCTGATGTTTATGAAAACTTTGCTACAGAAAATAGTGCGGGTATCTTGGTGTTTGATTTACCAGGCTTAGAAAAAGCATTTGGTGAGAATGTTCGTGTATTTAATAATAAAATGATCGCCAATAACGGTAACAATGTTGCTCCGCCAAACTCTACCGTTGGTAAAGTTCCTCCTGGAACAGGGTTTTTAAATCTAGCCACGTCAAATGTTGAAATTTATCATAATGAATTTAGAGATAACCATACCGCTTCAATGGAGCTAGCAAGCTATTTCTTAATTGATGACAACTTTGATAACTATTCTGATAAGCATGTTGCGACAATGATGGCTGGTTGGAATCCAAACTACAATAAAAATTATATTCATGACAATTATATTGAGCGTTCAGGGGCTATGCCAAGAGGTAATTTATTAAATTACGTGCTTGTTCCTGGTATTGACGAAGCATATCCTCAATTTACTATTATGAATGGTTTTACTGGTATGACGCTAGAATTAGCTCCTGATCCAATGACGTTTGAAGCAACTCCTACTGGCGGAGTTATCGATAATACTGCAAATAAGATGCCTGCAATTTTATTTGATGGTATTGGTCAGTTTGTTATCAACGAAACCGATAGTTTCGCCGCGTTATATGCGTTAACTGGTGATACTTTCCTACCTTATGAAGCTGATGATGGTGTGTGTTTAGCAAATAACATTGACGCAAATTCTGTAGCTTCATTTAACGAATTTGGTGAAGCAAAAATTGGTACTGTATTCCCATCGAAGATGGCTGATGCCGTTAATGGTATCGCTGGTGGCTTACCTGCGCCAATTTTTAAAACTGAAGTAATTCACGGCGATAACTCTTCGTTTACTTGTGCAACAACACCTGAGCGTTTACCTGCTCCTACCGTTACTTTTCGTGGTATGAAATATGGCTGTAATGGTGATGACCAATCATCATTCTCATGTAACCTATAA
- a CDS encoding DUF1289 domain-containing protein gives MQDLQLDFFDVPSPCRGVCKSDDKGYCQGCFRTREERFGWKELNNSEKQRVIKLCLQREKRRTAPAKAKVEETLPLIVQPSLLDPQPDNRICDAIDEDDFGDFEL, from the coding sequence ATGCAAGATTTGCAACTCGACTTTTTTGACGTACCAAGCCCATGTCGTGGCGTATGTAAATCAGATGACAAAGGCTATTGTCAGGGCTGTTTTCGTACTAGAGAAGAGCGATTTGGTTGGAAAGAGTTGAATAATTCAGAAAAGCAGCGAGTTATAAAGTTATGCTTACAACGAGAAAAGCGACGAACAGCACCAGCCAAAGCTAAAGTTGAAGAAACACTACCACTCATTGTTCAACCTTCCTTGTTAGACCCCCAGCCAGACAATCGAATTTGCGATGCAATCGATGAAGATGATTTTGGCGACTTCGAATTATAA
- a CDS encoding SulP family inorganic anion transporter has translation MFELHASKVTSLKNDVLSGLTVALALVPEAVAFAFVAGVDPLVGLYAAFMVGLITSAFGGRPGMISGATGAMAVVMVSLVALHGVQYLFAAVVLTGIFQIIFGVFKLGKFIRLVPHPVMLGFVNGLAIVIFLAQLGQFKVTNDVGELEWMTGSAMYTMVGLIALTMAIIHFLPKLTKAIPSSLVAIIVVTAIVFFTDIDSRTVIDYVIDMTGDPASTLAGGLPSFAIPSVPFNLETLMIILPFALVLAAIGLIESLLTLTLIDELTETHGQANRECVAQGAANTVNGFFGGMGGCAMIGQSMINVNSGGRGRASGITAALALLGFILFASGLIEIIPLAALVGVMFIVVIGTFEWSSLRIMGKIPKADAFVIILVSGVTVISDLAVAVIVGVIVSALVFAWQHAKHVIVNRSTDDKGWTVYDVNGPLFFGAISSFLEQFDPKSDSQDVIVEFKNSRVADHSAIEAIDTLAERYKSRGKTLHLRHLSAECRTLLTKAGDLVEVNYIEDPSYHVMSDKLD, from the coding sequence ATGTTTGAATTACATGCAAGTAAAGTAACTAGCCTGAAAAATGATGTGTTATCAGGTTTAACAGTTGCTTTGGCACTCGTACCAGAAGCCGTGGCATTTGCCTTCGTTGCTGGTGTTGATCCTTTAGTAGGATTATATGCCGCTTTTATGGTTGGTCTAATTACGTCTGCCTTTGGTGGTCGTCCTGGGATGATTTCTGGTGCAACTGGCGCTATGGCCGTAGTTATGGTGAGCCTAGTGGCATTACATGGAGTGCAATATCTCTTTGCCGCCGTTGTACTTACCGGTATCTTCCAAATAATCTTTGGGGTGTTTAAATTAGGTAAATTTATTCGACTTGTGCCTCATCCGGTGATGCTCGGTTTTGTGAATGGCTTAGCTATTGTAATTTTCCTTGCCCAACTTGGTCAGTTTAAAGTAACAAATGACGTAGGTGAGTTAGAATGGATGACAGGTTCAGCGATGTACACTATGGTTGGTTTAATAGCCTTAACCATGGCAATTATTCACTTTTTACCTAAGTTAACTAAAGCTATTCCATCATCGTTAGTGGCTATTATTGTCGTTACAGCAATTGTATTCTTTACAGATATAGATTCTCGTACGGTTATTGATTATGTAATCGATATGACCGGTGATCCTGCAAGTACATTGGCTGGCGGTTTACCAAGTTTCGCGATTCCATCAGTGCCATTTAACCTTGAAACGTTAATGATTATATTGCCATTTGCTTTGGTGTTAGCGGCAATTGGTTTAATTGAATCATTATTAACACTTACCTTAATTGACGAGCTTACTGAAACACACGGACAAGCTAACCGTGAATGTGTTGCACAAGGTGCAGCCAATACAGTTAATGGTTTCTTTGGCGGTATGGGCGGTTGTGCGATGATTGGTCAATCAATGATCAACGTTAACTCTGGTGGTCGTGGTCGAGCATCGGGTATAACGGCAGCATTAGCATTACTTGGTTTTATATTGTTTGCGTCTGGTCTCATTGAGATAATCCCACTTGCCGCATTGGTAGGGGTTATGTTCATTGTTGTTATTGGTACTTTTGAATGGTCCAGCTTACGTATTATGGGCAAAATTCCAAAAGCTGACGCCTTCGTTATTATTTTAGTATCGGGTGTCACAGTAATATCTGATTTAGCGGTAGCCGTTATTGTTGGTGTTATTGTTTCTGCTTTAGTATTTGCTTGGCAGCATGCAAAACACGTTATTGTTAATCGTTCAACCGATGATAAAGGTTGGACTGTTTATGACGTTAATGGCCCATTATTCTTTGGCGCTATTTCAAGCTTTTTGGAACAATTTGACCCGAAAAGTGATAGCCAAGATGTTATTGTTGAATTTAAAAATTCACGTGTTGCAGATCACTCTGCTATTGAAGCAATCGATACTCTCGCTGAGCGTTACAAGAGCCGTGGTAAAACGTTGCATCTTCGACACTTAAGTGCAGAATGTCGTACATTACTTACTAAAGCAGGGGACTTGGTTGAAGTTAACTATATTGAAGATCCTAGCTATCATGTTATGTCAGATAAGCTTGATTAA
- the hemH gene encoding ferrochelatase has translation MSRFSANNKNIHNGNVTKGPVDTGSVKTGVLLCNLGTPDAPTASALRSYLREFLSDPRVVEIPKFIWMIILHGIILRIRPAKSAKLYESIWTEQGSPLLSISKDQQVKVAAQIAEQYGDDVEVVIAMRYGNPGITQALQNMQAKGVNKIIVLPLYPQYAGPTTGSTFDAITKEIQQWRWVPSLHFISSYHDHPGYINALSNSISEHIEQHGKPDKLVFSYHGMPKLFHTNGDPYYCFCHKTTRLVVEQLGLTESDYQLTFQSRFGKAEWLKPYTDNCLSEFATQGIKKVAVISPAFSVDCLETLEELEVESRKVFIDAGGEQFNYIKALNDRDDHIDAIVELIKPHI, from the coding sequence ATGTCGCGCTTTTCTGCTAATAATAAAAATATACATAATGGCAATGTCACCAAAGGGCCAGTAGATACTGGCTCAGTTAAAACCGGAGTGTTACTTTGCAACCTCGGTACGCCAGACGCGCCAACGGCAAGTGCGTTACGCAGTTATTTACGTGAGTTTTTGTCAGATCCTCGTGTCGTCGAAATTCCAAAATTTATTTGGATGATCATTTTACACGGAATTATTTTAAGAATTCGACCGGCAAAATCGGCGAAGTTATATGAAAGTATTTGGACCGAACAAGGTTCGCCCTTGCTTAGTATAAGTAAAGATCAGCAAGTGAAAGTCGCAGCACAAATAGCCGAGCAGTATGGTGATGACGTAGAAGTAGTCATTGCTATGCGCTATGGGAACCCTGGTATTACTCAGGCCTTGCAAAATATGCAAGCAAAAGGGGTAAATAAAATAATTGTTTTACCACTTTATCCACAATATGCAGGGCCAACAACAGGTTCCACTTTCGATGCTATCACCAAAGAAATTCAACAATGGCGATGGGTTCCATCACTACATTTTATCTCAAGTTATCACGATCATCCCGGCTATATTAATGCACTAAGCAATAGCATTAGTGAACATATTGAGCAGCACGGAAAGCCTGACAAACTTGTATTTTCATATCATGGTATGCCTAAGTTATTCCATACTAATGGCGATCCTTATTATTGTTTTTGTCACAAAACAACACGCTTGGTTGTTGAGCAATTAGGTTTGACTGAATCTGACTATCAGCTAACGTTTCAATCAAGGTTTGGTAAGGCTGAATGGTTAAAGCCTTATACTGATAATTGTTTGAGCGAGTTTGCAACACAAGGCATTAAAAAGGTTGCTGTGATCAGCCCTGCCTTCAGTGTTGATTGTTTAGAAACGCTTGAAGAGTTAGAAGTTGAAAGCCGTAAGGTGTTCATTGATGCTGGCGGTGAACAATTTAATTATATAAAAGCATTAAACGACAGAGACGATCATATTGACGCTATTGTTGAGTTAATCAAACCACACATATAA
- a CDS encoding glutathione peroxidase produces MNKFITLILATSVVSCALTQQVFANNESVETLKDQTLVTTHCPEFLNHTIRKLNSKQSIDICQQFQGKTLLIVNTASNCGFTPQFKALEALYQDYKEQGLVILGFPSDNFFQEEDLEKDTAKVCFVNYGVTFPMFNTIEVRGSDAHPIFAHLGEQTASPYWNFYKYLVSADGKNIQRFNSKTEPQSAHLIKAIEAQLAVDSSF; encoded by the coding sequence ATGAATAAGTTTATTACATTAATACTAGCAACTAGCGTAGTTTCTTGTGCACTCACGCAACAAGTGTTTGCTAATAATGAAAGTGTAGAAACGTTAAAAGATCAAACGTTAGTTACAACCCATTGCCCTGAGTTTTTAAACCATACAATTCGTAAGTTAAATTCAAAGCAGTCAATTGATATTTGTCAGCAGTTTCAGGGCAAAACCTTATTAATTGTTAATACTGCCAGCAACTGTGGTTTTACTCCGCAATTCAAGGCTCTTGAAGCGTTATATCAAGATTATAAAGAACAAGGTTTAGTTATTTTAGGCTTTCCTTCGGATAACTTTTTTCAAGAAGAAGACCTTGAAAAAGACACGGCTAAAGTATGTTTTGTAAATTATGGCGTAACCTTTCCTATGTTTAACACCATTGAGGTTCGTGGTAGTGATGCCCATCCTATATTTGCCCATTTAGGCGAACAAACCGCATCGCCGTACTGGAATTTCTATAAATATTTAGTTAGCGCAGACGGTAAAAACATTCAGCGTTTTAATTCAAAAACAGAGCCGCAATCAGCGCACTTGATCAAAGCAATTGAAGCCCAATTGGCTGTCGATAGTTCATTTTAA
- the ccmI gene encoding c-type cytochrome biogenesis protein CcmI: MATLWIITGLLLIAAVAIIWQHFFKSSLYSANQSNMRGQTNKDLYHEHLAELEKDLSEGGIDQENFDFLKEELDHSLLLDMTATEKEEQAKDKATSFIWPAVITVFIVAFSATYYLQHGAYEAVEVRASQPADHPQGEQSQAQVVIAQLKNLHKEVQDNPNNADAWFQMGQILTQVGEFDSAFVAFGKVNEIEGEQADVLALQAQSMYYKNKQQRNAQIDELLDKALLIDPFDATTLMLIGMDHYLNERFELAASSWQKIIDNGGAGANTQPLLDAINEANLKAGESGHEGHDHEHPQVAQSAEDSAQQASAPVAGPSFKLNVSFSTDIFAEISKGADKTVFIYATAANGPRMPLAAVKLRASDLPVSVTLDNSKAMSPQMNLSSTDVVNVYAVVSHSGTPGMKSGDFKGEISNVVLKSAVEMNIVIDTIVQ; the protein is encoded by the coding sequence ATGGCTACACTCTGGATTATCACAGGTTTACTACTTATTGCTGCAGTTGCAATTATTTGGCAGCACTTCTTCAAAAGCTCACTGTACAGCGCTAATCAAAGCAATATGCGTGGTCAAACTAATAAAGACCTTTATCATGAGCACTTAGCTGAACTTGAAAAAGATTTGAGCGAAGGTGGCATAGACCAAGAAAACTTTGATTTTTTAAAAGAAGAGCTTGATCACAGTCTATTGTTAGATATGACTGCAACCGAAAAAGAAGAACAAGCAAAGGATAAGGCTACATCATTTATTTGGCCGGCCGTTATAACCGTGTTCATTGTTGCCTTTTCTGCAACCTATTATCTACAACATGGTGCTTACGAAGCTGTAGAAGTAAGAGCAAGTCAGCCTGCAGATCATCCTCAAGGTGAACAATCTCAAGCTCAAGTTGTTATTGCGCAGCTTAAAAACTTACATAAAGAAGTGCAAGATAATCCTAATAATGCGGATGCCTGGTTCCAAATGGGGCAAATTCTTACCCAAGTTGGTGAATTTGATAGTGCCTTTGTAGCTTTTGGCAAGGTTAACGAAATAGAAGGTGAGCAGGCGGATGTTTTAGCATTGCAAGCTCAGTCTATGTATTACAAAAATAAGCAGCAACGTAACGCGCAAATAGATGAATTACTTGATAAAGCATTATTGATTGACCCTTTCGATGCAACAACATTAATGTTGATTGGTATGGATCATTACTTAAATGAACGTTTCGAGCTGGCTGCGAGTTCATGGCAAAAAATTATTGATAATGGTGGGGCAGGTGCAAATACTCAGCCACTGTTAGATGCAATAAATGAGGCAAACCTCAAAGCAGGTGAATCTGGGCACGAAGGTCATGACCATGAGCATCCTCAAGTAGCTCAATCGGCAGAAGATTCAGCACAACAAGCAAGTGCACCTGTCGCAGGCCCAAGCTTTAAATTAAACGTCAGCTTTTCGACAGATATATTTGCTGAAATCAGCAAAGGGGCAGATAAAACCGTATTTATTTATGCCACGGCTGCAAACGGTCCAAGAATGCCACTTGCGGCAGTAAAATTAAGAGCCAGTGATTTACCTGTATCGGTTACGTTAGATAACAGTAAAGCAATGAGCCCACAAATGAACTTATCATCAACAGATGTTGTAAATGTATATGCTGTAGTTTCACATTCTGGCACACCTGGGATGAAATCGGGCGACTTTAAAGGCGAAATTAGCAACGTGGTATTAAAATCTGCGGTAGAGATGAATATAGTAATCGATACAATCGTGCAATAA